One part of the Vitis riparia cultivar Riparia Gloire de Montpellier isolate 1030 chromosome 6, EGFV_Vit.rip_1.0, whole genome shotgun sequence genome encodes these proteins:
- the LOC117916989 gene encoding uncharacterized protein LOC117916989, with amino-acid sequence MAVTVSITIIVIVNVTIIVTVTITITITITVTVTVTVTITVTVTITIKITNTFIITITVTVNVIVTVTITITRTITVTIIVTVTVINTVTVIVIVTVTIIVTFSNTVINTITVIIIVIVTVTVINTVTVIIIVTITITVTFRDTIIFIVIVTVNFTITLTVTITVTATVTVTITITITVTITVNVSVAITVTVTVIFSVIITVTVIVTFTVTIIVTVTITFTIIATVTVIITLIVTITITIIVTVTVIVTVTVITTLIVTITVIITVIVIVIIIVTVIIIVTITVTNIITMNVTSTVTVTVTVTDTVTITLIIL; translated from the coding sequence ATGGCTGTTACCGTTTCCATCACCATTATCGTTATCGTTAATGTTACCATCATCGTTACCgttaccatcaccattaccaTTACCATTACAGTTACCGTCACtgtcaccgttaccattaccgtcacTGTCACAATCACTATCAAAATCACTAATACCTTTATCATCACCATTACAGTTACCGTCAACGTCATCGTTACTgttaccatcaccattacccgtaccatcaccgttaccattATAGTTACCGTCACCGTTATCAATACTGTCACCGTTATCGTTATCGTTACGGTTACCATTATCGTTACCTTCAGCAATACCGTTATCAATACAATCACcgttatcattattgttatcgTTACCGTCACTGTTATCAATACTGTCACCGTTATCATTATcgttaccattaccattaccgttaccTTTCGTGATACCATTATCTTTATCGTTATTGTGACCGTTAACTTCACTATCACCTTAACTGTTACCATAACCGTTACCGCCACCGTCACTgttaccattaccatcaccattACAGTCACCATTACTGTTAACGTCTCTGTTGCcatcaccgttaccgttaccgttATTTTTTCGGTTATTATCACCGTCACCGTTATCGTTACCTTTACCGTTACTATTATTGTGACTGTTACCATAACCTTTACCATCATTGCTACCGTTACCGTCATCATTACCTTGATCGTAACTATTACTATAACCATCATCGTTACTGTCACAGTCATCGTCACCGTCACAGTTATCACCACTCTCATTGTCACCATCACTGTTATTATTACTGTCATCGTTATTGTAATCATTATTGTTACCGTCATCATTATCGTTACTATCACCGTAACCAATATTATCACCATGAATGTGACATCTACTGTGACCGTGACCGTTACAGTCACTGATACCGTTACCATTACTCTCATCATTCTATGA
- the LOC117916990 gene encoding uncharacterized protein LOC117916990, giving the protein MTVPFTITIIITITVTDTVTITFTVIVIVTMTVIVIVTVTVTVIVTITVTVTTIVTIIVTVTITIIVTTTINVIITITITVAVTVTVTVIITNTVIVIVIVTIITTIFDIGFVTVTITVTIFDTVIVTVIIILTITVTITITIIVTMTVTIIVTLTITVKVTVTVKVIIIVTMTVTVIIIVTVTITVTITVTVIITVTVTVTVTVTITVIVIITVTITITIPVTVPIIITVTVIVIVSVTVTFTFIVTAIFTVTVIVTVIVIVTVTITMTIFIIVTVTIIVIVTVTITIIVTITITITVIVTMIVTITVTVTVIITITVTITTIVTFIISIIFTITVTVIVIVIDTVTITVTFTVIVTIRVTVIINVTITVTITMTFTITVNIIMTIITTLTVAIIVTVTVTIIVTITSISPLPSPSLLSLPSP; this is encoded by the coding sequence ATGACTGTCCCCTTTACCATTACTATCATCATTACCATCACCGTTACTGATACCGTCACCATTACATTCACCGTTATCGTTATCGTCACTATGACCGTCATCGTTATcgttaccgttaccgttaccgttATTGTTACCATCACTGTTACCGTTACTACCATCGTTACCATCATTGTTACCGTTACTATCACCATTATCGTCACTACTACTATCAATGTCATCATTACCATTACCATCACTGTTGCTGTTACCGTCACTGTCACTGTTATCATTACCAACACCGTTATCGTTATCGTTATTGTTACCATTATTACTACCATCTTCGATATAGGTTTcgtcaccgttaccattactGTTACCATATTTGATACTGTTATTGTCACCGTCATCATAATTCTTACTATCACCGTCACCATTACAATTACTATTATTGTCACCATGACTGTTACGATTATCGTTACCTTAACCATAACCGTTAAAGTGACCGTTACAGTGAAAGTTATAATTATCGTCACCATGACTGTAACCGTTATCATTATCGTCACCGTCACCATTACCGTTACCATTACTGTCACAGTCATCATTACCGTTACCGTCACCGTAACTGTTACTGTTACCATCACCGTTATCGTAATCATTACTgtcaccattaccatcaccATCCCCGTTACTGTTCCCATCATCATTACCGTCACCGTTATCGTTATTGTTAGTGTCACCGTTACCTTTACCTTTATCGTTACCGCTATTTTTACGGTCACCGTTATAGTTACTGTTATTGTAATcgttaccgttaccattaccatGACCATTTTCATCATTGTTACTGTGACCATTATCGTGATCGTGACCGTTACCATCACCATTATTGTAACCATCACTATTACCATTACAGTCATCGTTACCATGATCGTGACCATTACCGTGACTGTCACCGTCATCattaccattaccgttaccATTACTACTATCGTCACCTTTATCATCTCCATTATATTCACCATTACTGTCACTGTTATCGTCATTGTTATCGATACTGTTACCATCACCGTCACCTTTACTGTCATCGTTACCATAAGAGTCACTGTTATCATCAAcgttaccatcaccgttaccattaccatGACCTTCACCATCACCGTTAACATCATCATGACAATTATCACCACCCTTACCGTTGCCATCATTGTTACTGTTACTGTTACCATTATCGTCACTATTACGTCAATATCACCGTTACCATCACCGTCATTGTTATCATTACCGTCACCGTAA
- the LOC117916991 gene encoding uncharacterized protein LOC117916991, with the protein MTVDVTFTVTITVMMTIIITLTVTVTIIVTFTVIVTITLIVTVTITITITVTFTVTVIVTIIVTVTFIVIVTITATITITVTVIVTVTITITVSLTVIVTITITIIVTITVTIIVTVTITIAITLVVTVIVTVTIIITITNTFTITNTVIVTVPFTITITITITFSVIVTITVTFTVIVTIIVIFIITVSITITVIVTVTITVTVTVTVTVTVIITIIVTITVTVTVTITVIVTITVTFTIIVTVIIIVTVTVTVTVTIIITVTVIITITVIVIVTIIVTIIITITITFTDIVIVNITIIVTVIVTVTITVTVTITVTFTVTVTVIVTFIVTLTVIVIITITVIIIINVIVNITISTTIIIITVIVIMTVIVSITVTVTVSVTITVTIKVTITVTVTVTVTVTVSIIVTNTVIVTVIVTITITITVNVTVTFSITLTITITVIVTVIFTIFVTITIIATVTITITVTIIVSVTITVIVTVTVTITVSFTITVTVIVIVFVIVTVLQLL; encoded by the coding sequence ATGACCGTTGACGTTACCTTCACCGTCACCATTACCGTCATGATGACCATTATCATCACCCTTACCGTTACTGTTACCATCATCGTTACCTTTACCGTCATCGTCACCATCACACTTATCGTTACCGTTACAATCACTATCACCATCACCGTTACCTTTACCGTTACCGTTATTGTCACCATAATCGTTACCGTCACCTTTATCGTTATCGTCACTATTACTGCCACCATTACTATCACCGTCACCGTTATTGTTACCGTTACCATCACCATAACCGTTTCCCTTACTGTTATTGTTACCATTACCATAACCATTATCGTAACCATTACCGTCACCATTATCGTTACCGTCACCATTACCATTGCCATTACTCTTGTTGTTACCGTCATTGTTACTGTCACCATAATCATTACCATTACCAATACTTTTACCATCACTAATACAGTGATCGTTACTGTTCCCTTTAccattactattactattaccATCACATTTTCTGTTATTGTAACCATTACAGTCACCTTTACTGTGATCGTCACTATTATCGTCATCTTTATCATTACCGTATCCATTACCATAACCGTCATTGTTACCGTGACCATCACCGTGACCGTTACCGTCACCGTAACCGTAACCGTTATCATAACCATTATCGTCACCATTACCGTCaccgtcaccgttaccatcaccgttatcgttaccattaccgttactTTTACCATCATTGTTACTGTTATAATAATTGTTACCGTTACCGTTACAGTAACTGTTACCATCATAATTACCGTCACTGTCATCATTACCATCACCGTCATCGTAATCGTTACCATTATTGTTACTATAATCATCACCATTACCATTACTTTTACAGACATCGTTATCGTCAACATTACTATCATCGTTACCGTCATcgtcaccgttaccattactGTGACCGTCACCATTACCGTGACCTTCACCGTCACCGTTACCGTTATCGTTACCTTCATCGTCACCCTTACCGTTATCGTCATTATTACCATTACTGTCATCATTATCATCAATGTTATCGTTAACATCACCATTAGCAccactattatcattattactgTTATCGTAATCATGACCGTTATCGTCAGCATTACCGTTACTGTTACCGTTTCCGTCACCATTACCGTTACCATTAAAgttaccatcaccgttaccgttactGTTACCGTCACTGTCACTGTCAGCATCATAGTCACCAATACCGTTATCGTCACCGTTATTGTTACTATCACCATCACTATTACCGTCAACGTCACCGTTACCTTTTCCATTACCCttaccatcaccattaccgTTATTGTCACCGTTATCTTCACCATTTTCGTGACCATTACCATCATCGCCACTGTAACTATTACCATAACCGTTACCATCATCGTCTCTGTTACCATTACTGTCATCGTTACagtcaccgttaccattaccgtcTCTTTTACCATCACCGTTACTGTTATAgttattgtttttgttattgTAACCGTCTTACAATTACTCTAA
- the LOC117916992 gene encoding uncharacterized protein LOC117916992, with translation MTIIVIVTSTVSVTITVTVSVTVIVTVIITITDTVTVTIIVTVTIIVTVTVTVKITITITVTITFTVTVFVTVTVTITITVIVTVTITVFVTVTITDTVIVIVTNTVTINVTVTVTVTIIVTVTITITIIVASTITTSVTIIVTVTLTMTITVTFTVTITVIMTIIVSLTITIIVIITVIVTVTILVVITINITVTTTITIIITITISINITVIVTVTVIVTVTITITVTVTFTISVTVTITITVTVIVTVFVTIFVTIIVTVTFNVIVTVNVTITLTVIVIVTIIVTIFVIVTVTIILTITVIATVTITVTITVTIIMTVFITVTVIITVTIP, from the coding sequence ATGACTATCATCGTAATTGTAACCAGTACCGTCAGTGTCACCATTACTGTTACCGTCAGTGTCACCGTTATCGTCACTGTTATTATCACCATTACCGATACCGTAACCGTTACTATAATCGTAACTGTCACCATTATCGTTACAGTTACCGTAACCGTTAAGATTACCATCACCATTACTGTGACCATCACCTTTACCGTGACTGTTTTCGTCACTGTTACCGTTACTATTACCATTACGGTTATTGTTACCGTCACCATTACCGTCTTCGTTACCGTCACAATTACCGACACCGTTATTGTCATTGTCACCAATACTGTTACAATCAACGTCACCGTTACCGTGACTGTCACCATAATTGTCACCGTTACCATCACTATCACCATTATTGTCGCCAGTACCATTACCACTAGTGTTACCATCATCGTTACCGTTACCTTGACCATGACCATTACCGTTACCTTCACCGTCACCATTACCGTCATCATGACCATTATCGTCAGCCTTACCATTACCATCATCGTTATCATTACCGTTATTGTGACCGTCACTATTTTAGTTGTCATTACAATTAACATTACCGTTACCACTACCATTACCATCATCATAACCATTACCATCTCTATTAACATCACTGTTATTGTGACCGTTACTGTGATCGTGACAgttaccatcaccattaccgTAACCGTCACCTTTACCATTAGTGTTACTGTTACCATTACAATCACCGTTACAGTGATTGTCACAGTATTTGTAACCATTTTTGTCACTATCATTGTTACTGTTACCTTCAATGTCATCGTTACCGTTAACGTAACCATTACTTTAACCGTAATCGTGATCGTTACTATCATTGTTACCATCTTCGTTATCGTCACCGTTACTATCATCCTTACCATAACCGTTATAGCAACTGTTACCATAACCGTTACGATAACCGTCACCATTATCATGACCGTTTTCATCACTGTTACCGTTATTATTACAGTCACTATACCATGA
- the LOC117916993 gene encoding uncharacterized protein DDB_G0290685-like, translating to MVTVTDYNSNGDDYGNGDGNSDDHGNNHSNGDDNGYENSGGKNNNNCNNDNNNNDNVNGHSNDDGNDYDNGNSNDDGNGHDHGNGDGNGYSDGNGNSNNNSNGNDNGNCNCNENGDSKNYGNYKGNCDSDVNNDGKSNCNGNGKGNSNGDGNCNDDDNSNGDGNDDVDDNSDSNGNNDGNGNDDDNCNGKGDDNGHDDDKGHGHGNGNCDGNDDGDGNGDGNSDGNNDGNTNGNFNGSGDDNGDGDGNGDGDSNCYDNSNSNSNDDGNEDNNGIENGDSKGDVIGDRNNDGYCISYEKATVTKMVMVTVTITLTVSNGKSDGEGDNNGNDNSDGNGIVDGNGNRNGDGKHNNDGTSDVDDNSDDNDDSNGNNDSNGNDDGNGNGHGHGNDDGNTNGNDNNNDDGNDNSDGNSDVDDNGDSNGNNDGNSNDDGNNHDNSNGKGVDIGHYDGNGDGEGNGNGHGHGNDDGNTSDNDNNKGDGNDNSDGNNDVDDNVDNNGNNDANGNDDSNNHGNSNGKGVNNGHYDGNNNGDGNGHGHGNGNGNNDNNNDGNGNDDGNGDNNDNNDANDNDDGNNNGKGDNNGHDDGNGDGEGNGNGHGHKRSR from the exons ATGGTGACGGTAACGGACTATAACAGTAACGGTGACGATTAcggtaatggtgatggtaacAGTGACGATCATGGTAACAATCACAGTAACGGTGACGATAATGGTTACG AAAACAGTGGtggtaaaaataacaataattgtAACAATGACAATAACAATAACGATAATGTGAATGGTCACAGTAATGATGATGGTAACGATTATGATAACGGTAACAGTAACGATGATGGTAACGGTCACGACCACGGTAATGGTGACGGTAATGGTTACAGTGACGGTAATGGTAACAGTAACAATAATAGTAATGGTAACGATAACGGAAATTGTAACTGTAACGAAAACGGTGACAGTAAAAATTATGGTAACTATAAAGGTAACTGTGATAGTGACGTTAACAATGACGGTAAAAGTAATTGTAACGGTAACGGTAAAGGTAATAGTAACGGTGACGGTAATTGTAACGATGACGATAATagtaacggtgacggtaacgATGATGTTGACGATAATAGTGACAGTAATGGTAATAATGACGGTAACGGTAACGATGATGATAATTGTAATGGTAAAGGTGACGATAATGGTCATGATGACGATAAAGGTCATGGTCACGGTAATGGTAACTGTGACGGTAACGATGACggtgatggtaacggtgacggtaacaGTGACGGTAACAATGATGGTAACACTAACGGTAACTTTAATGGTAGCGGTGATGATAATGGTGACggtgatggtaatggtgacGGTGATAGTAATTGTTACGATAACAGTAACAGTAACAGTAATGATGACGGTAACGAAGACAATAATGGTATCGAAAACGGTGACAGTAAAGGTGACGTTATAGGTGACAGAAACAATGATGGTTATTGTATCAGTTACGAAAAGGCTACGGTGACGAAAATGGTAATGGTCACTGTGACAATAACGTTGACGGTGAG TAATGGTAAGAGTGATGGTGAGGGTGATAATAACGGTAACGATAACAGTGATGGTAATGGTATCGTGGATGGTAACGGTAATCGTAACGGTGACGGTAAGCACAATAATGATGGTACCAGTGATGTTGATGATAACAGTGATGATAACGATGATAGTAACGGTAACAATGACAGTAACGGTAACGATGACG GTAACGGTAATGGTCATGGTCACGGTAACGATGATGGTAACACTAATggtaatgataacaataatgatGACGGTAACGACAACAGTGATGGTAACAGTGATGTTGACGATAACGGTGATAGTAACGGTAATAATGATGGTAATAGTAATGATGACGGTAACAATCACGATAACAGTAATGGTAAGGGTGTCGATATTGGTCATTATGATGGTAATGGTGATGGTGAAGGTAACGGTAATGGTCATGGTCACGGTAACGATGATGGTAACACTAGCGATAATGACAACAATAAAGGTGATGGTAACGACAACAGTGACGGTAACAATGATGTTGACGATAACGTTGACAATAACGGTAATAATGACGCTAACGGTAATGATGACAGTAACAATCACGGTAATAGTAATGGTAAGGGTGTCAATAATGGTCATTATGACGGTAACAATAATGGTGACGGTAATGGTCATGGTCAcggtaacggtaatggtaacaATGACAATAACAATGATGGTAATGGTAACGATGACGGTAATGGTGAcaataatgataacaatgacGCTAACGATAACGATGACGGTAACAATAATGGTAAGGGTGACAATAATGGTCATGATgatggtaacggtgacggtGAAGGTAACGGTAACGGTCACGGTCATAAACGGTCACGGTAA
- the LOC117916994 gene encoding mucin-3A-like has translation MTVTVTIIITVTITITVTVTIAVTVTVVVTVTVTVTAIITVTVTVTVIVTITVTIIVIVTITIILTMIVMIIVTVTITIKVTVTVKVIIIVTVTITVTITVIVTITITITITISITITVTISIIVTVTFTITVTISVTVIVTFTVTVVFSVIIVTISVTIIVTVIVTVSITVTVTITVSITVSVTVTVTVIFTITITVTVNVTNTVTVTATVIVMVTSTVTLTFIVTVTVTITVTITVTVTVTISVTVTIIVIVTDTIIITITITIIVTIVITVTVIVTIIVIVTITITVIVTIIVTITITVTIIVIITMTMTVTVTFIVTITVTIIMTIIVTLTVTVTVTITITVTITITFTVIVTVTATATVASSSPLTLPLLS, from the coding sequence ATGACAGTCACCGTCACCATTATCATTACCGTTACTattaccattaccgttaccgTTACTATTGCCGTCACCGTTACCGTTGTAGTAACCGTCACTGTTACCGTTACTGCTATCATCACCGTTACCGTCACCGTCACCGTAATTGTTACCATAACCGTTACTATCATCGTCATCGTTACAATTACCATTATTCTCACCATGATTGTTATGATTATTGTTACTGTAACCATAACCATTAAAGTGACCGTTACCGTGAAAGTTATAATTATCGTCACCGTAACCATTACCGTCACCATTACTGTAATCGTTACCATCACTATtaccatcaccatcaccattTCCATCACTATTACCGTTACAATTAGCATCATCGTTACCGTCACCTTTACCATTACCGTTACTATTAGCGTCACTGTTATTGTTACTTTTACCGTTACCGTTGTTTTTAGCGTCATCATTGTTACCATTAGTGTTACCATTATAGTGACTGTTATCGTCACTGTTTCCATCACCGTCACTGTTACCATCACTGTTTCAATCACCGTGTCTGTCACCGTCACCGTGACTGTTATCTTTACCATTACTATTACCGTCACTGTTAACGTTACCAACACCGTAACCGTTACGGCAACTGTTATTGTAATGGTTACCAGCACCGTGACCTTAACCTTTATCGTGaccgttaccgttaccattactgttaccatcaccgttactGTTACTGTTACCATCTCAGTTACTGTCACCATTATCGTAATCGTTACCGATACTATTATCATCACTATCACCATTACCATCATCGTTACTATCGTCATTACCGTCACCGTCATAGTTACCATAATCGTCATTGTTACTATCACCATCACTGTTATCGTCACTATAATCGTTACTATTACCATTACTGTTACCATCATCGTTATCATCACCATGACCATGACCGTTACCGTTACCTTCATTGTCACCATTACCGTTACCATCATAATGACCATTATCGTCACCCTTACCGTTACTGTTACTGTCACCATCACGATCACCGTAACCATTACCATCACCTTTACCGTTATCGTCACTGTTACCGCAACCGCCACAGTCGCCTCATCATCACCGTTAACATTACCATTACTATCATAG
- the LOC117916995 gene encoding uncharacterized protein LOC117916995, whose protein sequence is MTVTIIVTITVTFTITIIVTFTVTATITITVVVIVTVIVIITITVILTIPVIVTISVTVTMIVIVSITVTIKDTITISVIGTITITVTITIIVTVTVTVTVTITVIVTVTVIVTITITVIVTVMITITITITITVIVTLTVTITVTVIVTVTVTVAITITVTPTFIVTITTTITISTITVTITVTVTVTIAITITLTITVNVIVTLTITINVIVTLTITINVTVTVIVTVTVIITNTIIITVTVTTTGTIFDTITVTVTVTITTTFTVIVTVTITIIVTVTITIIVTVTITVKVIVTVTVTIIVTVTVTITITVTVT, encoded by the coding sequence ATGACCGTGACCATAATCGTCACCATAACTGTCACATTCACTATTACCATTATAGTTACCTTTACCGTTACAGCCACCATTACCATTACCGTTGTCGTAATTGTTACTGTTATCGTAATCATTACTATCACCGTTATTCTCACTATCCCCGTTATCGTCACCATTAGTGTTACCGTTACCATGATCGTTATTGTTTCTATTACCGTCACCATTAAAGATACTATTACCATCAGCGTTATCGGCACCATTACTATTACTGTAACTATTACCATTATCGTAACCGTTACTGTTACTGTTACTGTAACTATTACCGTTATCGTAACCGTTACCGTAATTGTTACTATCACTATTACTGTAATTGTTACCGTTATGATAACCATTACTATCACTATTACCATCACCGTTATTGTTACCTTAACCGTTACCATCACTGTGACCGTCATCGTTACCGTTACTGTTACCGTCGCCATCACCATTACTGTTACTCCCACATTCATAGTCACCATCACAACCACCATTACCATTAGCACCATTACCGTTACTATCACcgttaccgtcaccgttacAATTGCTATCACCATTACCTTAACTATTACTGTCAACGTCATCGTTACCTTAACTATTACTATCAACGTCATTGTTACCTTAACTATTACTATCAACGTCACCGTTACCGTTATCGTCACTGTTACCGTTATCATTACGAACACCATTATCattaccgttaccgttaccaCTACTGGTACCATCTTCGATACTATTACAGTCACTGTCACCGTAACTATTACCACAACCTTTACTGTCATCGTCACCGTTACAATTACCATTATTGTCACTGTCACCATTACCATTATTGTTACCGTAACCATAACCGTTAAAGTGATCGTTACCGTGACAGTTACCATTATCGTCACCGTTACTGTAACCATTACCATTACCGTCACCGTCACCTGA
- the LOC117916997 gene encoding uncharacterized protein LOC117916997, with protein sequence MTVTITVTDTVAVTVTITITIIIIVTIKIIVSFVVIITVTITMTVIVTITSTVIVTVTITVTITVTITLTVTIIVTVTIIVTVTFIVIVIIIVIVTFTITVNVIVTIIVTVTVTIIVIVTNTNIVIVTMTVTVTVIVTFTFTSTLTVTVTITVTLSITVTIIVTVTITVTITITITFTITITVTVTVTVTINITIIVNITIIVTITIIVKVTVTMTVTIIIIVAFAVTIALIVTVTVTLTVTVTITVIVIITFTITVIVTVISPLPLPLSLLSPLQSLLPSLLLLPIS encoded by the coding sequence ATGACCGTTACCATTACGGTTACTGATACTGTTGCCGTTACCGTTACTATTACCATTACTATTATCATCATCGTTACCATAAAAATTATCGTTAGCTTTGTCGTCATCATTACTGTGACCATTACCATGACCGTGATCGTGACCATCACCAGTACCGTAATCGTCACTGTTACCATCACTGTTACTATTACCGTTACCATCACCCTTACCGTCACTATTATCGTTACCGTTACCATTATCGTCACTGTTACCTTCATCGTTATCGTTATCATTATCGTTATCGTTACCTTCACCATAACCGTTAATGTAATCGTTACCATTATTGTGACTGTTACTGTCACCATAATTGTTATCGTTACTAATACTAATATCGTCATCGTTACCATGACAGTTACAGTTACCGTTATCGTTACCTTTACCTTTACCTCTACATTGACCGTCACtgttaccattaccgttactCTTTCCATCACCGTTACCATTATCGTTACTGTCACCATAACTGTTACCATTACCATAACCATTACCTTCACTattaccatcaccgttaccgttactGTCACCGTTACAATTAACATTACTATCATCGTCAACATTACGATTATCGTTACCATAACCATAATCGTTAAAGTGACTGTTACCATGACAGTTACCATTATCATCATCGTTGCCTTCGCCGTTACCATTGCTCTTATCGTCACTGTTACTGTCACTCttaccgttaccgttaccattaccgttatCGTAATCATTACTTTCACTATTACTGTTATCGTCACCGTTATTTCACCATTACCGTTGCCGTTATCGTTATTGTCACCATTACAATCACTGTTACCGTCACTGTTATTGTTACCGATATCGTAA